The genomic region ATAATTCACCATTTTTTAACCGAATTACAATCAAAATTCCGCACTCTTTGTCTCACAAAAATATAAAGGAACCAAAGTCATGCCTGGATTCCTTTTATGTTCGGTATTATTCTATTCAAAACCAATCAGTCTGAAGAGTGCGGCAAAGTCCACTGGGAACATTTATAAGGTAAACATGAAAATCAAACCGAAACAGAAAACATTTCTGGGAAAAAGAGGCCGAGTCATCCGGGCATGCCGCTATGCCGGCCCGGTTACTCTTATCGCCATAATCCTATTACCCCTCATTCTGCATGCAATCGCCCCGCAACTGGTGAACCCTTTTGAGGTCGTTTCAGGATTACAATCCGGAACGCTTGAGCAGTCCTCCCTGGTGATGATGGCGATACTGCTGCCGGTTTTATTGCTGTTCGTCTGTCTGGTGCTGATAATCGTTATATGTTTTGTATATGTGACAATTTTCAATGAATAAAAATATCTCGAAATTATCGGGCAATTAACCGGAAACCAATCTGATAATTGAAAAGATCCTTTTTAACCAAAGCAGGTGGTCTCCATGAATGACTCTGTAAATATAATTCCATTTTCAAATCTGGCCCTGGCATTCTTTCCGGTTCTGGCGGTAGTCATCATCAGTTACAAATGGGATCAGGGCTGCCGGAACACCCTGTATGCTGTTTCCAGAATGCTGGTGCAACTTCTGTTGATCGGTTATTTTCTGGCCTACATATTCGAATCAAGGAATGCCTGGGTGGTGTTGCTTGTTCTGGCAGTAATGGTTTTTATCTCAAGCTGGATAGCCCTGCGCACCATTAAAAATCGGCGGAGACAACTCTACTCAAAAGCCCTGCTCTCCATAATCCTGGGCGGCGGCGCAACATTAATCCTTGTAACCCAGGGAGTTCTCAACCTTGATCCCTGGTATCGGCCGGATTATTTTATTCCGCTGGCCGGGATGATTTTTGCCAATGCGATGAACAGCGTCAGCCTTGCCGCCGACCGCCTTGACGCTGAGCTTGGCCGCGGTGTGGCTTACGAATCGGCACGGAATATCGCCTTTCGCGCCTCGCTGATCCCGATCATCAATTCGCTCTTTGCGGTGGGACTTGTTTCCCTGCCAGGGATGATGACCGGCCAGATTCTCTCCGGCATCTCGCCGCTCATCGCGGCCCGATATCAGATCATGGTGATGTGCATGGTCTTCGGTGCCGCAGGAATTGCTTCAGCCTTTTTCCTGACTGTAGTCAGATCGGATTTTGTTACTTTGAAGAACCAACAGCCTTAACCAATAAACAAAAGTGGCTCTTAGCAAAACTCAGCTGATAATGATTTATCGCGCCAAACTGTTTTCAGCATGAGCCTGGAAAGGCGGAGCTGTTTTATGAAATTCCTGCGGCCACTTGCGCCCGGCCCGAATTTCTGAGCGATCAGGCCCCTGGGGGGCGTGACAGGAAGTCACGCATCGACGAACCCGCAGGAAGCGGGATTTCGTCGACCAGCGAAGAAATTCGGAAAAGCCGAAGCACATGAGCCGAGAGGAATTCATACAACAGCTGAATTTCATTAAGAGCCACTACAATACAAGCCTTGCGGAGCATCAAACATGTGGGATGAACGGTACAGCGGCGAGGATTTCGCCTACGGAACAGCACCAAACGATTTCCTGGTGGAAGCAGTTCCATCTCTGCCTCCCGGGGGCCGCGTCCTGTGTCTGGCTGACGGTGAAGGCAGAAATTCGGTGTATCTTGCGGAACAAGGTTTTGAGGTGGTTGGGGTTGACTCTTCCCCGGTTGGCCTGACCAAGGCAGAAAAGCTTGCCAAAGAGCGAAATGTGAAAATCGAAACGGTGCTCGCCGATCTGGCTGATTTTGAGATCAAGGCGGATTCC from Pseudomonadota bacterium harbors:
- a CDS encoding ABC transporter permease, coding for MNDSVNIIPFSNLALAFFPVLAVVIISYKWDQGCRNTLYAVSRMLVQLLLIGYFLAYIFESRNAWVVLLVLAVMVFISSWIALRTIKNRRRQLYSKALLSIILGGGATLILVTQGVLNLDPWYRPDYFIPLAGMIFANAMNSVSLAADRLDAELGRGVAYESARNIAFRASLIPIINSLFAVGLVSLPGMMTGQILSGISPLIAARYQIMVMCMVFGAAGIASAFFLTVVRSDFVTLKNQQP